One Falco naumanni isolate bFalNau1 chromosome 12, bFalNau1.pat, whole genome shotgun sequence genomic region harbors:
- the GTPBP2 gene encoding GTP-binding protein 2 isoform X2: MDSRVSELFGGCCRPAGGGAGGVMRGRGGTAPGGGGSGSKAKKKNGRSRGGKANNPPYLPPEAEDGNIEYKLKLVNPSQYRFEHLVTQMKWRLQEGRGEAVYQIGVEDNGLLVGLSEEEMRASLKTLRRMAEKVGADITVLREREVDYDSDVPRKITEVLVRKVPDNQQFLDLRVAVLGNVDSGKSTLLGVLTQGELDNGRGRARLNLFRHLHEIQSGRTSSISFEILGFNSKGEVVNYSDSRTAEEICESSSKMITFIDLAGHHKYLKTTIFGLTSYCPDFAMLVVSANTGIGTTREHLGLAMALKVPFFIVISKVDLCSKATVERTVKQLERILKQPGCNKLPLLVNSDDDAVTAAQQFAQSPNITPIFTLSSVSGENLDLLKVFLNILPPLTNSKEQEELMQQLTEFQVDEIYTVPEVGTVVGGTLSSGICREGENLVVGPTDDGKFLRLKVCSIQRNRSACRVLRAGQAATLALGPFDRSLLRKGMVMVSPEMNPTICSVFEAEIVLLFHATTFRKGFQVTVHVGNVRQTAIVEKIHGKDKLRTGEKAVVRFRFIKHPEYLKIGAKLLFREGVTKGIGHVTDLQAIITKENGLEESLGPGQLSF; encoded by the exons ATGGACTCGCGGGTGTCGGAGCTGTTCGGGGGCTGCTGccggccggcgggcggcggggcaggcggggTGATGCGCGGGCGCGGGGGTAccgcgcccggcggcggcggcagcggctcGAAGGCGAAGAAGAAGAACGGGCGGAGCCGGGGGGGGAAGGCCAACAACCCGCCGTACCTGCCGCCCGAG GCGGAAGATGGGAACATTGAGTACAAG CTAAAGCTAGTGAATCCCTCGCAATATCGCTTTGAGCACCTGGTGACACAGATGAAGTGGCGACTACAGGAAGGCCGAGGTGAGGCTGTCTATCAGATTGGTGTGGAGGACAACGGGCTGCTGGTGGGCCTCTCAGAGGAGGAGATGCGTGCCTCACTCAAGACACTGCGCCGTATGGCAGAGAA GGTTGGGGCTGACATTACGGTGCTGCGGGAGAGGGAGGTCGATTATGACAGCGACGTTCCAAGGAAGATAACGGAGGTCCTTGTCCGAAAGGTGCCTGATAACCAGCAG TTCCTAGACCTGCGAGTAGCTGTGCTGGGGAATGTGGACTCAGGGAAATCAACCCTGTTGGGTGTCCTAACACAAGGAGAGCTGGACAATGGGCGGGGAAGAGCACGCCTCAACCTCTTCCGGCATCTCCATGAAATCCAGTCAGGAAGAACGTCGAGCATCAGCTTTGAGATCCTCGGTTTCAACAGCAAAGGAGAG GTGGTAAATTACAGTGACTCCCGAACAGCAGAAGAGATCTGTGAGAGTTCTTCCAAAATGATCACTTTCATTGACCTGGCTGGCCACCACAAGTATCTTAAGACAACCATCTTTGGTCTCACCAGCTACTGCCCGGACTTTGCTATGCTGGTGGTTAGCGCCAACACTGGCATTG gcacaACACGAGAGCACTTGGGCTTGGCCATGGCCCTCAAGGTCCCCTTCTTCATTGTCATCAGCAAAGTTGACTTGTGTTCAAAGGCCACCGTGGAACGGACAGTGAAGCAGCTGGAGCGAATCCTGAAGCAGCCAGGTTGCAACAAGCTCCCGCTGCTTGTGAACTCAGATGATGATGCTGTTACAGCAGCGCAGCAGTTTGCACAGTCTCCCAA CATCACCCCAATCTTCACACTGTCCAGCGTTTCTGGGGAGAACCTGGATCTCCTAAAAGTCTTCCTCAACATCCTTCCTCCACTGACCAACAGTAAAGAGCAGGAAGAACTAATGCAGCAACTCACAGAGTTCCAG GTCGATGAAATTTATACCGTGCCAGAGGTGGGGACTGTTGTGGGAGGAACTCTGTCGAG TGGGATCTGCCGAGAAGGGGAGAACCTGGTGGTTGGTCCCACTGATGATGGGAAGTTCCTCCGGCTGAAAGTGTGCAGTATCCAGCGCAACCGCTCTGCCTGCCGAGTGCTGCGGGCTGGGCAGGCGGCCACGCTGGCCCTTGGACCCTTCGACCGCTCCCTGCTGCGCAAG GGCATGGTCATGGTGAGCCCAGAAATGAACCCCACCATCTGCTCCGTGTTTGAAGCTGAGATTGTGCTGTTGTTCCATGCCACGACTTTCCGGAAAGGGTTTCAGGTGACGGTGCACGTGGGGAATGTGCGACAgactgctattgtagagaagATCCATGGAAAG gacaAGCTGCGGACAGGAGAGAAGGCAGTTGTCCGtttcaggttcatcaagcaTCCTGAATACTTGAAGATTGGAGCCAAGCTGCTTTTCCGTGAAGGAGTCACCAAAGGCATTGGGCATGTCACTGACCTCCAAGCCATCATCACCAAAGAAAATGGTCTGGAGGAGTCCCTGGGGCCTGGACAGCTGAGCTTCTGA
- the GTPBP2 gene encoding GTP-binding protein 2 isoform X3, with the protein MRWRKMRLGGGGRRAKRSAEDGNIEYKLKLVNPSQYRFEHLVTQMKWRLQEGRGEAVYQIGVEDNGLLVGLSEEEMRASLKTLRRMAEKVGADITVLREREVDYDSDVPRKITEVLVRKVPDNQQFLDLRVAVLGNVDSGKSTLLGVLTQGELDNGRGRARLNLFRHLHEIQSGRTSSISFEILGFNSKGEVVNYSDSRTAEEICESSSKMITFIDLAGHHKYLKTTIFGLTSYCPDFAMLVVSANTGIAGTTREHLGLAMALKVPFFIVISKVDLCSKATVERTVKQLERILKQPGCNKLPLLVNSDDDAVTAAQQFAQSPNITPIFTLSSVSGENLDLLKVFLNILPPLTNSKEQEELMQQLTEFQVDEIYTVPEVGTVVGGTLSSGICREGENLVVGPTDDGKFLRLKVCSIQRNRSACRVLRAGQAATLALGPFDRSLLRKGMVMVSPEMNPTICSVFEAEIVLLFHATTFRKGFQVTVHVGNVRQTAIVEKIHGKDKLRTGEKAVVRFRFIKHPEYLKIGAKLLFREGVTKGIGHVTDLQAIITKENGLEESLGPGQLSF; encoded by the exons ATGCGGTGGAGAAAAATGAGGCTTGGCGGCGGTGGGAGACGGGCCAAACGCTCG GCGGAAGATGGGAACATTGAGTACAAG CTAAAGCTAGTGAATCCCTCGCAATATCGCTTTGAGCACCTGGTGACACAGATGAAGTGGCGACTACAGGAAGGCCGAGGTGAGGCTGTCTATCAGATTGGTGTGGAGGACAACGGGCTGCTGGTGGGCCTCTCAGAGGAGGAGATGCGTGCCTCACTCAAGACACTGCGCCGTATGGCAGAGAA GGTTGGGGCTGACATTACGGTGCTGCGGGAGAGGGAGGTCGATTATGACAGCGACGTTCCAAGGAAGATAACGGAGGTCCTTGTCCGAAAGGTGCCTGATAACCAGCAG TTCCTAGACCTGCGAGTAGCTGTGCTGGGGAATGTGGACTCAGGGAAATCAACCCTGTTGGGTGTCCTAACACAAGGAGAGCTGGACAATGGGCGGGGAAGAGCACGCCTCAACCTCTTCCGGCATCTCCATGAAATCCAGTCAGGAAGAACGTCGAGCATCAGCTTTGAGATCCTCGGTTTCAACAGCAAAGGAGAG GTGGTAAATTACAGTGACTCCCGAACAGCAGAAGAGATCTGTGAGAGTTCTTCCAAAATGATCACTTTCATTGACCTGGCTGGCCACCACAAGTATCTTAAGACAACCATCTTTGGTCTCACCAGCTACTGCCCGGACTTTGCTATGCTGGTGGTTAGCGCCAACACTGGCATTG caggcacaACACGAGAGCACTTGGGCTTGGCCATGGCCCTCAAGGTCCCCTTCTTCATTGTCATCAGCAAAGTTGACTTGTGTTCAAAGGCCACCGTGGAACGGACAGTGAAGCAGCTGGAGCGAATCCTGAAGCAGCCAGGTTGCAACAAGCTCCCGCTGCTTGTGAACTCAGATGATGATGCTGTTACAGCAGCGCAGCAGTTTGCACAGTCTCCCAA CATCACCCCAATCTTCACACTGTCCAGCGTTTCTGGGGAGAACCTGGATCTCCTAAAAGTCTTCCTCAACATCCTTCCTCCACTGACCAACAGTAAAGAGCAGGAAGAACTAATGCAGCAACTCACAGAGTTCCAG GTCGATGAAATTTATACCGTGCCAGAGGTGGGGACTGTTGTGGGAGGAACTCTGTCGAG TGGGATCTGCCGAGAAGGGGAGAACCTGGTGGTTGGTCCCACTGATGATGGGAAGTTCCTCCGGCTGAAAGTGTGCAGTATCCAGCGCAACCGCTCTGCCTGCCGAGTGCTGCGGGCTGGGCAGGCGGCCACGCTGGCCCTTGGACCCTTCGACCGCTCCCTGCTGCGCAAG GGCATGGTCATGGTGAGCCCAGAAATGAACCCCACCATCTGCTCCGTGTTTGAAGCTGAGATTGTGCTGTTGTTCCATGCCACGACTTTCCGGAAAGGGTTTCAGGTGACGGTGCACGTGGGGAATGTGCGACAgactgctattgtagagaagATCCATGGAAAG gacaAGCTGCGGACAGGAGAGAAGGCAGTTGTCCGtttcaggttcatcaagcaTCCTGAATACTTGAAGATTGGAGCCAAGCTGCTTTTCCGTGAAGGAGTCACCAAAGGCATTGGGCATGTCACTGACCTCCAAGCCATCATCACCAAAGAAAATGGTCTGGAGGAGTCCCTGGGGCCTGGACAGCTGAGCTTCTGA
- the GTPBP2 gene encoding GTP-binding protein 2 isoform X1 — protein sequence MDSRVSELFGGCCRPAGGGAGGVMRGRGGTAPGGGGSGSKAKKKNGRSRGGKANNPPYLPPEAEDGNIEYKLKLVNPSQYRFEHLVTQMKWRLQEGRGEAVYQIGVEDNGLLVGLSEEEMRASLKTLRRMAEKVGADITVLREREVDYDSDVPRKITEVLVRKVPDNQQFLDLRVAVLGNVDSGKSTLLGVLTQGELDNGRGRARLNLFRHLHEIQSGRTSSISFEILGFNSKGEVVNYSDSRTAEEICESSSKMITFIDLAGHHKYLKTTIFGLTSYCPDFAMLVVSANTGIAGTTREHLGLAMALKVPFFIVISKVDLCSKATVERTVKQLERILKQPGCNKLPLLVNSDDDAVTAAQQFAQSPNITPIFTLSSVSGENLDLLKVFLNILPPLTNSKEQEELMQQLTEFQVDEIYTVPEVGTVVGGTLSSGICREGENLVVGPTDDGKFLRLKVCSIQRNRSACRVLRAGQAATLALGPFDRSLLRKGMVMVSPEMNPTICSVFEAEIVLLFHATTFRKGFQVTVHVGNVRQTAIVEKIHGKDKLRTGEKAVVRFRFIKHPEYLKIGAKLLFREGVTKGIGHVTDLQAIITKENGLEESLGPGQLSF from the exons ATGGACTCGCGGGTGTCGGAGCTGTTCGGGGGCTGCTGccggccggcgggcggcggggcaggcggggTGATGCGCGGGCGCGGGGGTAccgcgcccggcggcggcggcagcggctcGAAGGCGAAGAAGAAGAACGGGCGGAGCCGGGGGGGGAAGGCCAACAACCCGCCGTACCTGCCGCCCGAG GCGGAAGATGGGAACATTGAGTACAAG CTAAAGCTAGTGAATCCCTCGCAATATCGCTTTGAGCACCTGGTGACACAGATGAAGTGGCGACTACAGGAAGGCCGAGGTGAGGCTGTCTATCAGATTGGTGTGGAGGACAACGGGCTGCTGGTGGGCCTCTCAGAGGAGGAGATGCGTGCCTCACTCAAGACACTGCGCCGTATGGCAGAGAA GGTTGGGGCTGACATTACGGTGCTGCGGGAGAGGGAGGTCGATTATGACAGCGACGTTCCAAGGAAGATAACGGAGGTCCTTGTCCGAAAGGTGCCTGATAACCAGCAG TTCCTAGACCTGCGAGTAGCTGTGCTGGGGAATGTGGACTCAGGGAAATCAACCCTGTTGGGTGTCCTAACACAAGGAGAGCTGGACAATGGGCGGGGAAGAGCACGCCTCAACCTCTTCCGGCATCTCCATGAAATCCAGTCAGGAAGAACGTCGAGCATCAGCTTTGAGATCCTCGGTTTCAACAGCAAAGGAGAG GTGGTAAATTACAGTGACTCCCGAACAGCAGAAGAGATCTGTGAGAGTTCTTCCAAAATGATCACTTTCATTGACCTGGCTGGCCACCACAAGTATCTTAAGACAACCATCTTTGGTCTCACCAGCTACTGCCCGGACTTTGCTATGCTGGTGGTTAGCGCCAACACTGGCATTG caggcacaACACGAGAGCACTTGGGCTTGGCCATGGCCCTCAAGGTCCCCTTCTTCATTGTCATCAGCAAAGTTGACTTGTGTTCAAAGGCCACCGTGGAACGGACAGTGAAGCAGCTGGAGCGAATCCTGAAGCAGCCAGGTTGCAACAAGCTCCCGCTGCTTGTGAACTCAGATGATGATGCTGTTACAGCAGCGCAGCAGTTTGCACAGTCTCCCAA CATCACCCCAATCTTCACACTGTCCAGCGTTTCTGGGGAGAACCTGGATCTCCTAAAAGTCTTCCTCAACATCCTTCCTCCACTGACCAACAGTAAAGAGCAGGAAGAACTAATGCAGCAACTCACAGAGTTCCAG GTCGATGAAATTTATACCGTGCCAGAGGTGGGGACTGTTGTGGGAGGAACTCTGTCGAG TGGGATCTGCCGAGAAGGGGAGAACCTGGTGGTTGGTCCCACTGATGATGGGAAGTTCCTCCGGCTGAAAGTGTGCAGTATCCAGCGCAACCGCTCTGCCTGCCGAGTGCTGCGGGCTGGGCAGGCGGCCACGCTGGCCCTTGGACCCTTCGACCGCTCCCTGCTGCGCAAG GGCATGGTCATGGTGAGCCCAGAAATGAACCCCACCATCTGCTCCGTGTTTGAAGCTGAGATTGTGCTGTTGTTCCATGCCACGACTTTCCGGAAAGGGTTTCAGGTGACGGTGCACGTGGGGAATGTGCGACAgactgctattgtagagaagATCCATGGAAAG gacaAGCTGCGGACAGGAGAGAAGGCAGTTGTCCGtttcaggttcatcaagcaTCCTGAATACTTGAAGATTGGAGCCAAGCTGCTTTTCCGTGAAGGAGTCACCAAAGGCATTGGGCATGTCACTGACCTCCAAGCCATCATCACCAAAGAAAATGGTCTGGAGGAGTCCCTGGGGCCTGGACAGCTGAGCTTCTGA
- the GTPBP2 gene encoding GTP-binding protein 2 isoform X4, with protein sequence MKWRLQEGRGEAVYQIGVEDNGLLVGLSEEEMRASLKTLRRMAEKVGADITVLREREVDYDSDVPRKITEVLVRKVPDNQQFLDLRVAVLGNVDSGKSTLLGVLTQGELDNGRGRARLNLFRHLHEIQSGRTSSISFEILGFNSKGEVVNYSDSRTAEEICESSSKMITFIDLAGHHKYLKTTIFGLTSYCPDFAMLVVSANTGIAGTTREHLGLAMALKVPFFIVISKVDLCSKATVERTVKQLERILKQPGCNKLPLLVNSDDDAVTAAQQFAQSPNITPIFTLSSVSGENLDLLKVFLNILPPLTNSKEQEELMQQLTEFQVDEIYTVPEVGTVVGGTLSSGICREGENLVVGPTDDGKFLRLKVCSIQRNRSACRVLRAGQAATLALGPFDRSLLRKGMVMVSPEMNPTICSVFEAEIVLLFHATTFRKGFQVTVHVGNVRQTAIVEKIHGKDKLRTGEKAVVRFRFIKHPEYLKIGAKLLFREGVTKGIGHVTDLQAIITKENGLEESLGPGQLSF encoded by the exons ATGAAGTGGCGACTACAGGAAGGCCGAGGTGAGGCTGTCTATCAGATTGGTGTGGAGGACAACGGGCTGCTGGTGGGCCTCTCAGAGGAGGAGATGCGTGCCTCACTCAAGACACTGCGCCGTATGGCAGAGAA GGTTGGGGCTGACATTACGGTGCTGCGGGAGAGGGAGGTCGATTATGACAGCGACGTTCCAAGGAAGATAACGGAGGTCCTTGTCCGAAAGGTGCCTGATAACCAGCAG TTCCTAGACCTGCGAGTAGCTGTGCTGGGGAATGTGGACTCAGGGAAATCAACCCTGTTGGGTGTCCTAACACAAGGAGAGCTGGACAATGGGCGGGGAAGAGCACGCCTCAACCTCTTCCGGCATCTCCATGAAATCCAGTCAGGAAGAACGTCGAGCATCAGCTTTGAGATCCTCGGTTTCAACAGCAAAGGAGAG GTGGTAAATTACAGTGACTCCCGAACAGCAGAAGAGATCTGTGAGAGTTCTTCCAAAATGATCACTTTCATTGACCTGGCTGGCCACCACAAGTATCTTAAGACAACCATCTTTGGTCTCACCAGCTACTGCCCGGACTTTGCTATGCTGGTGGTTAGCGCCAACACTGGCATTG caggcacaACACGAGAGCACTTGGGCTTGGCCATGGCCCTCAAGGTCCCCTTCTTCATTGTCATCAGCAAAGTTGACTTGTGTTCAAAGGCCACCGTGGAACGGACAGTGAAGCAGCTGGAGCGAATCCTGAAGCAGCCAGGTTGCAACAAGCTCCCGCTGCTTGTGAACTCAGATGATGATGCTGTTACAGCAGCGCAGCAGTTTGCACAGTCTCCCAA CATCACCCCAATCTTCACACTGTCCAGCGTTTCTGGGGAGAACCTGGATCTCCTAAAAGTCTTCCTCAACATCCTTCCTCCACTGACCAACAGTAAAGAGCAGGAAGAACTAATGCAGCAACTCACAGAGTTCCAG GTCGATGAAATTTATACCGTGCCAGAGGTGGGGACTGTTGTGGGAGGAACTCTGTCGAG TGGGATCTGCCGAGAAGGGGAGAACCTGGTGGTTGGTCCCACTGATGATGGGAAGTTCCTCCGGCTGAAAGTGTGCAGTATCCAGCGCAACCGCTCTGCCTGCCGAGTGCTGCGGGCTGGGCAGGCGGCCACGCTGGCCCTTGGACCCTTCGACCGCTCCCTGCTGCGCAAG GGCATGGTCATGGTGAGCCCAGAAATGAACCCCACCATCTGCTCCGTGTTTGAAGCTGAGATTGTGCTGTTGTTCCATGCCACGACTTTCCGGAAAGGGTTTCAGGTGACGGTGCACGTGGGGAATGTGCGACAgactgctattgtagagaagATCCATGGAAAG gacaAGCTGCGGACAGGAGAGAAGGCAGTTGTCCGtttcaggttcatcaagcaTCCTGAATACTTGAAGATTGGAGCCAAGCTGCTTTTCCGTGAAGGAGTCACCAAAGGCATTGGGCATGTCACTGACCTCCAAGCCATCATCACCAAAGAAAATGGTCTGGAGGAGTCCCTGGGGCCTGGACAGCTGAGCTTCTGA
- the LOC121095999 gene encoding MAD2L1-binding protein — protein MRCRGGTSPTLLAGERLLPPPAGSDRPRRAVSWRQHPMGLRTRCFQTRRLPLAARSQPPGRGRRRARRRPKGVLPGPGASEAARPQGGQPGWAPAQGGGQTSRPVSRSPPGSPARTQPHLTAPGHLGLPQPQRCPLSAAAVSPTNHFSGGPGTCSPHSCQGRRSEPAGSALSAPLPGAGLPAGPPPAGPRRAAGLKVRPPLADITPAPPRPESGGSAAAPMMPSGAHGRSNPSWPFYVDQEMAAPGVAVAPLPARAAPSASPLLIAEALDRDDEMKTRQSSPPVAYPMVSVVFPGAVSRESCCRFACELLKHVLYQRHQLPLPYEQLAHFCWRAAQDGEAMKKPPSMDLASKKCQQVLVELEEMFHHLEIMFSLSLVPRVLILLGGNVMSPKELYELNLEGICEGSAEQSLKTGSCVRKLFHSLFVADVFSELKALPVMGTVVMVQGHRDCGIDWFRPKLNYKVPTRGRKLTVNLSCDGVVNVNASARQLATSAWEDYVWFQAPVALKGFHE, from the exons ATGCGCTGCCGCGGAGGAACCTCGCCCACCCTCCTCGCCGGGGAGCGGCtcctcccgccccccgccggcagCGACCGCCCTCGCCGCGCCGTGTCCTGGCGGCAGCACCCAATGGGGCTGCGGACACGTTGTTTCCAAACACGGCGGCTCCCACTCGCTGCACGCTCCCAGCCTCCCGGCCGCGGGAGGAGGAGAGCCCGCCGCAGGCCAAAGGGAGTGCTGCCAGGGCCCGGAGCCAGCGAGGCTGCCAGGCCCCAGGGcggccagcctggctgggctccAGCGCAGGGCGGGGGCCAAACCAGTCGGCCCGTTTCCCGgagccccccgggcagccctgCAAGGACGCAGCCGCACCTCACGGCGCCCGGGCACCTGGGCCTGCCGCAGCCTCAGCGGTGCCCCCTCAGCGCGGCGGCCGTTAGCCCCACCAACCACTTCAGCGGCGGCCCCGGGACCTGCTCCCCGCACAGCTGCCAAGGCAGGAGGAGCGAGCCGGCCGGGTCAGCCCTCTCCGCTCcgctgcccggggccgggctgccTGCGGGCCCCCCtcccgccgggccgcggcgaGCTGCGGGGCTGAAGGTGCGCCCGCCCCTGGCCGACATAACGCCAGCGCCGCCGCGACCCGAGAGCGGGGGGAGCGCCGCCGCTCCCATGATGCCGAGCGGCGCACACGGCCGTTCAAATCCCAGCTGGCCGTTCTACGTTGACCAAGAAATGGCGGCTCCTGGCGTTGCGGTGGCGCCTCTTCCCGCCCGAGCGGCCCCTTCGGCGTCCCCGCTTCTCATAGCTGAGGCCCTAGATCGTGATGACGAGATGAAGACCCGGCAGAGCAGCCCTCCGGTCGCCTACCCCATGGTTTCCGTGGTGTTCCCGGGCGCTGTGAGCCGGGAGAGCTGCTGCCGCTTCGCCTGCGAGCTGCTCAAGCACGTCCTGTACCAGCGGCACCAGCTCCCGCTGCCCTACGAGCAGCTCGCCCACTTCTGCTGGCGGGCGGCGCAG GATGGAGAAGCGATGAAGAAGCCACCCTCCATGGACCTGGCAAGCAAGAAGTGCCAGCAGGTGCTGGTAGAACTGGAGGAAATGTTCCATCACTTGGAAATAATGTTTAGTTTGTCTCTGGTTCCTCGGGTTCTTATTCTGCTTGGAGGCAATGTCATGAGCCCCAAGGAGCTCTATGAGCTCAACTTGGAGGGCATCTGTGAGGGCAGCGCTGAGCAGAGCCTTAAAACTGGATCCTGTGTTCGCAAGCTGTTTCACTCACTCTTTGTTGCAGATGTCTTCAGTGAGCTGAAGGCTCTCCCTGTCATGGGCACTGTTGTTATGGTCCAGGGACACCGTGATTGTGGTATTGATTGGTTCCGGCCCAAGCTCAACTATAAAGTGCCGACCCGAGGGAGGAAGCTAACTGTTAACTTATCCTGTGATGGAGTTGTCAACGTAAATGCCTCGGCTCGTCAGCTTGCGACTTCTGCTTGGGAGGACTATGTCTGGTTTCAAGCACCAGTGGCGCTGAAAGGCTTTCATGAATGA
- the LOC121095998 gene encoding LOW QUALITY PROTEIN: epoxide hydrolase 1-like (The sequence of the model RefSeq protein was modified relative to this genomic sequence to represent the inferred CDS: inserted 1 base in 1 codon): MVDVACIVTKSVTAEEKASRGDTWVVSLGAVIXQGGADMWQEMLPNAWDGILSRIRSFECSQRNAVLVPVAALGVGGMLVYWLRSRHKIKTIEMGNGWWGSDERPLKGKEDESIRPFKIETSDKEIEDLHRRLEQARYTPQLEGAAFHYGFNSSYLQKVVAYWRNQFDWRKQVEILNKYPHFRTTIEGIDIHFIHVKPSYVPHGRAVQPLLMVHGWPGSFYEFYKIIPLLTEPAEHGLNEGDMVFEVICPSIPGYGFSEAPHQKGFDSKATARIFHKLMNRLGFKEYYLQGGDWGSRITTNMAQMLPQSVKGLHLNLIFAGRQGLRRMISVMLGAYIPWLVGFTREDVRRMYPFIQKNIHELLRESGYLHIQATKPDTAGCGLNDSPVGLAAYILEKFSTWTDKSFLHKDDGGLESKYTLDELLTNVMIYWVTSSIVSSMRFYKENISKDPGLTGDARFAVYVPTGIAAFPQELVHTPRVWAKEVFKNIITYSYMPRGGHFAAFEEPKLLAQDIMHFVRKVEQL, from the exons ATGGTTGATGTAGCTTGCATTGTCACCAAGAGCGTCACTGCGGAAGAGAAAGCCAGCAGAGGAGACACCTGGGTTGTTTCGCTGGGAGCTGTGA GGCAAGGAGGAGCAGATATGTGGCAGGAGATGCTTCCAAACGCCTG GGATGGCATCTTGTCCCGGATCAG GTCATTTGAATGTTCTCAGAGGAATGCAGTCCTGGTCCCTGTGGCCGCTCTGGGGGTTGGAGGGATGCTGGTTTACTGGCTGAGGTCTAGACACAAGATCAAGACTATTGAAATGGGCAATGGATGGTGGGGCTCAGATGAAAGACCtctaaaagggaaagaagatgaaagTATCCGTCCCTTCAAGATTGAAACATCTGACAAAGAAATTGAG GACCTGCATCGCCGCCTGGAGCAGGCACGCTACACACCGCAGCTGGAAGGGGCTGCCTTCCACTACGGCTTCAACTCCAGCTACCTGCAGAAGGTGGTGGCCTACTGGAGGAACCAGTTTGACTGGCGCAAGCAAGTGGAAATCCTGAACAAATATCCCCATTTCCGAACCACCATTGAAG GGATTGATATCCATTTTATCCACGTGAAGCCCTCCTATGTCCCTCACGGTCGAGCTGTTCAACCTCTGCTGATGGTCCATGGCTGGCCTGGCTCCTTCTACGAGTTCTACAAGATTATCCCTCTGCTCACAGAGCCAGCTGAGCATGGCCTGAATGAGGGTGACATGGTGTTTGAGGTCATCTGCCCATCCATCCCAGGCTATGGCTTCTCGGAGGCACCACACCAGAAAG GCTTTGACAGCAAAGCAACTGCTCGGATATTTCATAAGCTGATGAATAGATTGGGCTTCAAAGAATACTACCTACAGGGAGGAGACTGGGGATCTCGTATTACCACAAACATGGCCCAGATGCTGCCACA ATCTGTGAAAGGGCTTCATCTGAATCTTATCTTCGCTGGCAGACAAGGTTTGAGAAGGATGATTTCTGTGATGCTTGGGGCTTATATACCATGGCTCGTAGGCTTTACTAGGGAAGATGTTCGACGTATGTACCCTTTCATCCAGAAGAATATACATGAACTATTGCGAGAGTCTGGATACTTACACATCCAAGCCACCAAACCAGACACTGCAG GTTGTGGACTGAATGACTCCCCTGTGGGGCTTGCTGcatatattttggaaaaattcTCTACCTGGACAGATAAATCATTTCTGCATAAAGACGATGGAGGCTTGGAAAG CAAATACACTCTTGATGAGCTTTTGACCAATGTGATGATTTATTGGGTGACATCCTCCATTGTGTCCTCAATGCGATTCTACAAGGAGAACATCTCCAAGGACCCTGGTCTAACAGGTGATGCCAG GTTTGCAGTATATGTTCCCACGGGGATTGCAGCTTTTCCTCAGGAGCTAGTACATACACCACGGGTCTGGGCAAAGGAGGTCTTCAAGAACATCATCACTTACTCTTACATGCCACGTGGAGGgcattttgctgcctttgagGAACCAAAGCTTCTGGCACAAGACATCATGCACTTTGTCAGAAAGGTGGAACAGCTGTGA